In Sedimentibacter sp. MB31-C6, one genomic interval encodes:
- a CDS encoding CitMHS family transporter: protein MLATLGFLSVVLLLIAVMAKKLTPTVALIAVPTVMAFIAGFGFEVGGFITNGIKTIAPTGVMFIFAILFFGVLSDAGTFDPIIKKIIKAVGNDPVKIAVGTAILAMTVHLDGSGAVTFLVTIPAVLPLYDAIGMSRASLATIVALAAGTMNVVPWGGPTLRAATSLNVPVTDLFNPLLVPVVAGLITVLVIAGFIGKREKSRIGNIALASIGSTEQEVDPEKLKLQRPKLFLVNIILIIAAIGTMISNLLPPQVVFMFAFGIAVVVNYPNVKEQRARVDAHAKEALMMASVLFAAGAFTGIMKDTGMITAMSEVIVGLIPTSMGRFLPVVTGVLAMPMSLLFDPDSFYFGVMPVLTSTAAQFGVDPIMVGRAAILGQMTTGFPVSPLTAATFLLTGLAGVDLGEHQKKTIPFAFGITIVMLIVSIVIGVITF from the coding sequence ATGTTAGCAACATTAGGATTTTTATCTGTTGTATTATTACTAATTGCAGTAATGGCAAAAAAACTAACACCAACGGTAGCACTTATAGCAGTACCTACTGTTATGGCTTTTATTGCCGGATTTGGATTTGAGGTAGGTGGATTTATTACAAATGGTATTAAAACAATAGCACCTACAGGAGTTATGTTTATATTTGCAATATTATTCTTTGGTGTTTTAAGTGATGCAGGTACATTTGATCCAATAATTAAGAAAATTATAAAGGCTGTTGGAAATGACCCTGTAAAAATTGCAGTTGGTACAGCGATTTTAGCTATGACAGTTCACCTTGATGGTTCAGGAGCGGTTACATTTTTAGTAACCATACCTGCAGTTTTACCTTTATATGATGCTATAGGAATGAGTAGAGCTTCATTGGCTACTATAGTTGCTTTGGCAGCAGGTACTATGAACGTTGTACCATGGGGAGGACCTACATTACGAGCAGCAACATCTTTAAATGTTCCTGTAACAGATTTGTTTAACCCTTTATTAGTGCCTGTTGTTGCAGGTTTGATAACGGTTTTGGTTATAGCAGGATTTATTGGTAAAAGAGAAAAATCAAGAATCGGCAATATAGCACTTGCTAGTATAGGAAGTACAGAACAAGAAGTTGATCCAGAAAAATTAAAATTGCAAAGACCTAAATTGTTTTTAGTAAATATTATTTTGATAATTGCTGCAATAGGAACAATGATTTCAAATTTATTGCCACCACAGGTAGTATTTATGTTTGCATTCGGTATAGCAGTAGTTGTAAATTATCCAAATGTAAAAGAACAAAGAGCACGTGTTGATGCACATGCTAAGGAAGCTTTAATGATGGCAAGTGTTTTATTTGCAGCAGGAGCATTTACAGGAATAATGAAAGATACAGGTATGATTACAGCAATGTCAGAAGTAATTGTAGGATTGATACCTACATCTATGGGAAGGTTTTTACCTGTAGTTACAGGTGTATTAGCAATGCCTATGAGTTTGTTGTTTGATCCTGACTCATTCTACTTTGGAGTAATGCCTGTATTAACAAGTACAGCAGCTCAATTTGGAGTAGATCCTATAATGGTTGGTAGGGCTGCAATTTTAGGTCAAATGACTACAGGATTCCCTGTAAGTCCATTAACAGCAGCAACATTCTTGTTAACAGGTTTGGCTGGAGTAGATTTAGGAGAACATCAGAAAAAGACAATTCCATTTGCATTTGGGATTACTATTGTAATGTTAATAGTTTCTATTGTAATAGGAGTAATCACATTTTAA
- a CDS encoding acyclic terpene utilization AtuA family protein, producing MKKIRIGSGAGYAGDRLEPALELIEKGNIDYISFECLAERTIAIAQKAKLVNPNKGYNGLLEHRMDKVLPLAYKHKVKVITNMGAANPQSAADVVCKMAEEKGIKGLKVAAVYGDDVLDKLDKYKDTTVWETGKPLSELDGIISANVYMGIDGIVEALKNGADIVITGRVSDPALFLAPLVYEFGWDLNNYDLLGKGTLIGHLLECGGQATGGYYAEPGKKDVEKLWELGFPIAEVSEGGEFIMTKVEGSGGVVNKDTLTEQMIYEIHDPSTYLTPDCIADFSKVTFTQKYKDVVEVKGATGREKTDTLKVSLGYKDCYIGEGEISYAGPGCLERAKLAAEIVEKRLKLTNVNYDELRVDFIGINAIYKNSERNYNTPEEVRLRVAARTKNKNDAVQIGNEVETLYTNGPAGGGGATKTVNEIVSVASILVNRNDVEAKVIYKEVQ from the coding sequence TTGAAAAAAATTAGAATAGGAAGCGGTGCAGGATATGCGGGAGACAGACTGGAACCTGCATTGGAACTTATAGAAAAAGGCAATATAGATTATATAAGCTTTGAGTGTTTGGCTGAAAGAACAATTGCCATAGCACAAAAAGCTAAGTTAGTAAATCCCAATAAAGGTTATAACGGATTATTGGAGCACAGAATGGATAAAGTTCTTCCTTTAGCCTATAAACATAAAGTAAAAGTTATAACAAACATGGGAGCTGCCAATCCACAAAGTGCTGCTGATGTAGTTTGTAAAATGGCAGAAGAAAAAGGAATTAAAGGATTAAAGGTAGCAGCTGTATACGGTGATGATGTACTTGATAAATTAGATAAGTATAAAGATACTACAGTTTGGGAAACAGGAAAACCCCTATCTGAATTAGATGGTATTATATCTGCCAATGTTTATATGGGAATTGACGGAATAGTAGAAGCTTTAAAAAATGGAGCTGATATAGTAATTACAGGAAGAGTTTCTGACCCGGCATTATTCTTGGCGCCTTTGGTTTATGAATTTGGTTGGGATTTGAATAATTATGATTTATTGGGAAAAGGAACTCTAATAGGCCATTTGCTTGAATGCGGAGGTCAGGCAACCGGTGGTTATTATGCAGAACCGGGCAAAAAAGATGTTGAAAAACTGTGGGAGCTTGGTTTCCCGATTGCCGAAGTAAGCGAAGGCGGCGAATTTATAATGACTAAGGTTGAAGGTTCTGGAGGAGTTGTAAATAAGGATACATTAACAGAACAGATGATATATGAAATTCACGACCCATCAACATATTTGACACCGGATTGTATCGCAGATTTTTCAAAAGTTACTTTTACACAAAAATATAAGGATGTAGTAGAAGTTAAAGGTGCTACAGGAAGAGAAAAAACAGATACATTAAAAGTAAGCTTAGGTTATAAGGATTGTTATATAGGTGAAGGCGAAATCAGCTATGCAGGTCCCGGTTGCTTGGAAAGAGCAAAGCTAGCTGCTGAAATAGTTGAAAAAAGACTTAAATTAACAAATGTAAATTATGATGAGTTAAGAGTTGATTTTATTGGAATTAATGCAATTTACAAAAATAGCGAAAGAAATTACAACACTCCTGAAGAAGTAAGATTAAGAGTTGCAGCAAGAACAAAAAATAAAAATGATGCAGTTCAAATCGGAAATGAAGTTGAAACATTGTATACAAACGGTCCTGCAGGCGGTGGCGGAGCTACTAAAACAGTAAATGAAATTGTATCAGTAGCTTCAATATTAGTTAACCGCAATGATGTAGAAGCTAAAGTGATTTACAAGGAGGTACAATAA
- a CDS encoding AtuA-related protein, with the protein MKLWEIAHSRTGDKGNISNVSLIVYDIKNYELIKEKVTPEVVKEWFKDIVKGEVKRYDLPQLGALNFVMYDALGGGVTRSLALDKHGKSLSSYLLDIEI; encoded by the coding sequence ATGAAATTATGGGAAATTGCTCATTCAAGAACAGGGGATAAAGGTAATATTTCTAATGTATCTCTTATAGTATACGATATCAAAAATTATGAGTTAATAAAAGAAAAAGTAACACCTGAAGTAGTTAAGGAATGGTTTAAAGACATTGTAAAAGGTGAAGTAAAAAGATATGATTTGCCGCAATTAGGAGCACTTAACTTTGTTATGTATGATGCCCTTGGTGGTGGAGTAACAAGGTCTTTAGCATTAGATAAACACGGAAAAAGTTTAAGTTCATATTTGTTGGATATAGAAATATAA
- a CDS encoding type II toxin-antitoxin system antitoxin SocA domain-containing protein — translation MPGLAYSALPMGAVPEGYEQIVLLDGVKYDTVWYGENVGYRFKTALGFEIKELTQSEVETLDDVIQQLGNLNSDEIVYKMHEEEAYRCTDSNCLISFSFAERLNID, via the coding sequence ATGCCTGGCTTAGCATATAGTGCTCTTCCTATGGGAGCAGTGCCAGAAGGATATGAACAGATAGTATTACTAGATGGTGTGAAGTATGACACTGTTTGGTATGGAGAGAATGTGGGCTACAGATTTAAAACAGCTCTAGGATTTGAGATTAAAGAATTAACTCAGTCTGAGGTTGAAACATTAGATGATGTAATTCAGCAGCTTGGGAACTTAAATTCAGATGAAATTGTGTATAAGATGCATGAAGAAGAAGCGTATAGATGTACTGACAGTAACTGCCTTATATCCTTTTCATTTGCAGAGAGGTTAAATATTGATTAA
- the glpK gene encoding glycerol kinase GlpK, giving the protein MEKKYVLALDQGTTSSRAILFDRNGRIVNISQKEFTQIYPNPGWVEHDPLEIWETQINAAKEAMRDINVSEIACIGITNQRETTILWDKNTGEPVYNAIVWQSRQTSEICDDLKESGLEPYIKENTGLVIDAYFSATKIKWILDNVKGVREKAKRGDILFGTVDTWLIWNLTGGNQHITDYSNASRTMIYNIKSLKWDEKILNLLNIPHEILPEVRQSSQIYGNTIEELFGLEIPISGIAGDQQAALFGQLCFQEGMVKNTYGTGCFMLMNTGEKIVKSHKGLITTIAWGLNGKVEYALEGSIFVAGAAIQWLRDELKIIHDSADSEYFANKVSDTKGVYVVPAFTGLGAPYWDMYARGAIVGLTRGAGRNHIIRATLESIAYQTKDIIDAMIDDSGINLTVLKVDGGASANNFLMQFQSDILNVNIERPDITETTALGAAYLAGLAVGFWKSKGEVIQNWNMNKKFKPEMSDDERNKLYSGWKKAVGTTKIEF; this is encoded by the coding sequence TTGGAAAAGAAATATGTTCTTGCGTTAGATCAAGGTACTACAAGTTCAAGGGCCATACTTTTTGATAGAAACGGCAGAATTGTTAACATATCTCAAAAAGAATTCACTCAAATATACCCTAATCCCGGATGGGTTGAGCATGATCCCTTGGAAATATGGGAAACTCAGATAAATGCTGCAAAAGAAGCAATGAGAGATATTAATGTTTCTGAAATTGCATGCATAGGCATTACTAATCAAAGAGAAACTACAATTTTGTGGGATAAAAATACAGGTGAACCTGTATACAATGCAATAGTTTGGCAAAGTAGGCAGACCTCAGAAATCTGCGATGATTTAAAAGAATCAGGCTTAGAGCCATATATTAAAGAAAATACGGGGTTGGTTATTGATGCTTACTTTTCGGCAACTAAAATAAAGTGGATTTTAGATAATGTAAAAGGAGTCAGGGAAAAAGCTAAGCGTGGTGACATCTTATTTGGAACGGTAGATACTTGGCTTATTTGGAACCTTACAGGTGGAAATCAACATATAACTGATTACTCAAATGCATCAAGGACTATGATTTATAACATTAAATCACTTAAGTGGGATGAAAAAATTCTTAATTTGTTAAATATACCTCATGAAATTTTACCTGAAGTAAGGCAGTCTTCGCAAATTTATGGAAATACTATAGAAGAGTTATTCGGCTTAGAAATACCTATATCAGGAATTGCCGGAGATCAGCAAGCTGCTCTCTTTGGACAGCTTTGTTTTCAGGAAGGTATGGTAAAGAATACATACGGTACAGGATGCTTCATGCTTATGAACACAGGAGAGAAAATAGTAAAATCTCACAAGGGGCTTATTACCACGATAGCCTGGGGTTTAAACGGTAAGGTTGAATATGCTTTGGAAGGCTCTATATTTGTAGCAGGAGCAGCAATACAATGGCTGAGAGATGAACTTAAAATTATACACGATTCTGCTGATTCGGAATATTTTGCAAACAAAGTCAGTGACACAAAAGGAGTTTATGTGGTTCCTGCATTTACTGGACTTGGTGCTCCTTATTGGGATATGTATGCCAGAGGAGCAATAGTTGGCTTAACAAGAGGAGCAGGCAGAAATCATATAATAAGGGCAACTCTTGAATCCATTGCCTATCAGACAAAGGATATTATTGATGCAATGATTGATGATTCAGGAATCAATTTAACAGTTTTAAAAGTAGATGGAGGGGCATCGGCAAATAATTTTCTGATGCAGTTTCAGTCAGATATATTAAATGTAAATATTGAAAGGCCTGATATAACTGAGACTACTGCTCTTGGTGCTGCATATCTTGCAGGTCTTGCTGTGGGGTTCTGGAAATCAAAAGGGGAAGTTATTCAAAACTGGAATATGAATAAAAAGTTCAAACCGGAAATGAGTGATGATGAGAGAAATAAATTGTACAGTGGCTGGAAGAAGGCAGTTGGTACGACAAAAATCGAGTTTTAA
- a CDS encoding N-acetylmuramoyl-L-alanine amidase family protein, with product MIKVMIDPGHAPGNANKGPTGYYEYQGVWKISTYLKEILQAKGMQADFSRTWDENPEPFARGQKAKGYNLFISEHTNAYNGTVRGVEVYYDYNKPQDDEFANKLASSVASVMGNTNRGAKTRVYTESGIIYNYYGVIRGAAATDCKHILLVENGFHDNEQDEAFLKINENLRIIAQTQAKVIYEYLNMENLTVQEAEKIIQSKTGIDDNTMQYLKFYKFNESLLLKLAKAMK from the coding sequence ATGATTAAAGTAATGATAGACCCTGGACATGCGCCAGGTAATGCTAATAAAGGTCCAACTGGATATTATGAATATCAAGGAGTATGGAAGATATCAACTTATCTAAAGGAAATCCTACAGGCAAAAGGCATGCAGGCAGATTTCAGTCGTACTTGGGATGAAAATCCAGAACCTTTCGCTAGAGGACAAAAAGCAAAGGGATATAACTTATTTATCAGTGAGCATACTAATGCTTACAATGGTACTGTCAGGGGCGTAGAAGTATATTATGATTATAACAAGCCACAAGACGATGAATTTGCAAACAAATTAGCTTCTAGTGTTGCATCAGTAATGGGAAATACTAATCGAGGCGCAAAGACGAGAGTTTACACAGAAAGCGGAATAATTTATAACTATTATGGTGTAATTCGTGGTGCTGCAGCTACAGACTGTAAGCATATACTTTTAGTCGAAAATGGATTCCATGACAATGAACAAGACGAAGCATTCCTAAAAATCAATGAGAATTTAAGGATAATTGCTCAAACTCAAGCTAAGGTAATTTATGAATATTTGAATATGGAAAATCTAACAGTACAAGAAGCAGAAAAGATTATCCAATCTAAAACTGGAATTGATGATAATACAATGCAATACTTAAAATTTTACAAATTCAATGAATCATTGCTACTAAAATTGGCAAAGGCCATGAAATAA
- a CDS encoding GGDEF domain-containing protein, whose protein sequence is MDYTNFSREQLRTLIESLKAEIADYNRTKIPLSIAMFDIDDFKKVNDRKGHVYGDQVLVDVAALINKSIRDTDLVGRYGGEEFMVIFKEANLVTASIIAERIRKAVEKHIFNEGITITISGGVKQYEGENLKDFIHEADKNLYKAKHNGKNQVI, encoded by the coding sequence ATGGACTACACAAACTTTTCGAGAGAACAGCTTAGAACATTGATAGAAAGCTTGAAAGCAGAGATAGCTGATTATAATAGGACAAAGATTCCATTATCTATTGCAATGTTTGACATTGACGATTTCAAAAAAGTAAATGATAGAAAAGGGCACGTATACGGGGATCAGGTACTTGTTGATGTTGCAGCTCTCATAAATAAAAGTATAAGGGATACAGATTTAGTTGGAAGATATGGTGGAGAAGAGTTTATGGTTATTTTTAAAGAGGCTAATCTTGTGACAGCATCAATTATTGCTGAACGAATCAGAAAAGCTGTTGAAAAACACATTTTTAATGAAGGAATAACCATAACAATAAGTGGTGGAGTAAAGCAGTATGAAGGAGAAAATTTGAAGGACTTTATTCACGAAGCTGATAAAAATTTGTATAAAGCGAAACATAATGGAAAAAATCAAGTTATATAA
- a CDS encoding DUF2284 domain-containing protein, with amino-acid sequence MYTIKTTHKSIKTDELIKNYYDKEKIENFCKQCEKYNKIWSCPPYDFDTEQYVRQFEYIHIIGTQIIFDKTTIEEVNTIENIKKFSIGTILKERKKIFDKLLLLESKYPGSKAINAGNCSICEKCTRVNNRKCINESLIRYSLESLGFDVAKITSEILGIELKWSSETLPEYLTMASGFMTT; translated from the coding sequence ATGTATACAATAAAAACAACTCATAAAAGTATAAAAACTGATGAACTAATAAAGAATTATTATGATAAAGAGAAAATAGAAAATTTTTGTAAACAATGTGAAAAGTACAATAAAATTTGGTCTTGTCCACCTTATGATTTTGATACTGAACAATATGTCAGACAATTTGAATACATTCATATTATAGGAACACAGATTATTTTTGATAAAACTACTATAGAAGAAGTTAATACAATAGAAAATATTAAAAAGTTTTCAATTGGAACAATTTTAAAAGAAAGAAAAAAGATTTTTGATAAACTATTATTATTAGAAAGCAAATACCCAGGTAGTAAGGCTATAAATGCAGGTAATTGTTCTATTTGTGAAAAGTGTACAAGGGTTAATAATAGAAAATGTATCAACGAAAGTTTAATTAGGTATTCTTTAGAATCTTTAGGTTTTGATGTAGCGAAAATAACTAGTGAAATATTAGGTATAGAACTTAAATGGTCATCTGAGACTCTTCCAGAATACTTAACAATGGCTAGTGGGTTTATGACCACATAG
- a CDS encoding phosphate ABC transporter substrate-binding protein — protein MKKYSFISIILVLMLVIAVGCTAEKPQETPEVLESSDEFNSQILFNGSSTLAPVMASISTNFIEGFVTWDKVDASFPEKNIAIYVSAGGSGQGVKSVIDKTSDFGMVARTVKDSEKEQLPELQEFKVGIDALTLGVNPNNPILIIKDDLTKDEIVKIFSGEYKTWKDIDSSLPDKEIIVVTRDIGGGAHEVFQSKIMGDVDVKADAIQAPSMGALVTKIIENEYAIGYASFGVVNQNAGKVSTIKVDGVEATQENIINGSYIIQRPLMAIINGELTVQQQAFMDYVMSDEGMEVVESMGFVPAK, from the coding sequence ATGAAAAAGTATAGTTTTATCAGTATTATATTAGTACTTATGCTTGTAATCGCTGTTGGATGCACAGCTGAAAAACCACAAGAAACCCCTGAAGTTTTAGAATCTAGCGATGAATTTAATTCACAGATATTATTTAACGGTTCATCAACTTTAGCTCCTGTTATGGCTTCAATTTCCACTAACTTTATTGAAGGTTTTGTAACGTGGGACAAGGTTGATGCATCATTCCCTGAAAAGAATATCGCTATATATGTATCAGCAGGAGGTTCAGGACAAGGTGTTAAATCTGTTATAGATAAAACGAGTGATTTTGGTATGGTTGCAAGAACTGTTAAGGATTCAGAAAAAGAACAGCTTCCTGAACTTCAGGAATTCAAGGTTGGTATTGACGCTTTAACATTGGGAGTTAACCCTAATAATCCTATTTTAATAATCAAGGATGATTTAACAAAAGACGAAATAGTAAAAATATTCTCTGGTGAATATAAAACTTGGAAAGACATAGACTCCTCACTTCCTGACAAAGAAATTATCGTAGTGACAAGAGATATAGGTGGAGGAGCTCATGAAGTATTCCAGTCAAAAATAATGGGTGATGTTGATGTTAAGGCTGATGCTATACAAGCACCATCTATGGGAGCATTGGTTACAAAGATAATTGAAAATGAATATGCCATAGGATATGCATCTTTTGGTGTTGTTAACCAAAATGCAGGAAAAGTATCTACAATAAAAGTAGACGGAGTAGAAGCAACACAAGAAAACATCATAAACGGTTCATACATAATTCAAAGACCATTAATGGCTATTATAAACGGTGAGTTAACTGTACAACAGCAAGCATTCATGGACTATGTAATGAGTGATGAAGGAATGGAAGTAGTAGAATCAATGGGCTTTGTGCCGGCAAAATAA
- the pstC gene encoding phosphate ABC transporter permease subunit PstC, with the protein MKDYRENIFRITITIGAILSSLLVLLVFFYILKESLPFFKEVNFREYILGYSWSPLSSKPNYSFLPMILATLYISFLAILIATPLSIGCALFLSFNSNKKYSKVILSFIDMIAGIPSVIFGFLGLVILVKFLEKNLNMVTGESVLAGGILLSVMLFPYIVTGCTETFIKGKKVYYAASQSLGVSKWYTMRKIMLPFAVNSIFVNMLLAFGRAIGETMAVMMVTGNSPIFPKLFGRAETIPSLIALEMGTATYKSIHYSSLYAAGLILIIIILIIQLIAYMINKTGTRHSK; encoded by the coding sequence ATGAAAGATTATAGAGAAAATATATTTCGCATAACAATAACCATTGGAGCTATATTATCAAGTTTGTTGGTTCTGTTGGTATTTTTTTATATACTAAAAGAAAGTCTTCCCTTCTTCAAGGAGGTAAATTTTCGCGAATATATTTTGGGGTACAGCTGGAGTCCTTTAAGCTCTAAGCCTAATTATTCTTTTCTCCCAATGATATTAGCAACCCTATATATTTCTTTTTTGGCTATTTTAATTGCGACTCCTTTAAGCATAGGCTGTGCTCTGTTTTTAAGTTTTAATTCAAATAAAAAATATTCAAAAGTAATATTATCATTTATTGACATGATAGCTGGCATTCCTTCAGTAATTTTCGGGTTTTTAGGATTAGTAATACTTGTTAAGTTTTTAGAAAAAAATCTAAATATGGTAACAGGTGAAAGTGTATTAGCAGGAGGGATACTTTTATCAGTAATGCTTTTTCCGTATATAGTTACCGGATGCACAGAAACATTTATTAAGGGTAAGAAAGTATATTATGCTGCTTCACAATCATTAGGAGTATCAAAATGGTATACAATGAGAAAAATAATGCTTCCATTTGCTGTAAATTCAATATTTGTTAATATGCTTCTGGCATTTGGCAGGGCAATAGGCGAAACAATGGCAGTAATGATGGTCACCGGTAATTCCCCAATATTCCCTAAGCTTTTTGGAAGGGCTGAAACCATTCCATCACTTATAGCTCTTGAAATGGGGACAGCAACCTACAAAAGTATTCATTATTCATCCCTTTATGCAGCAGGACTTATTTTAATAATTATAATATTGATTATTCAGTTAATTGCATATATGATTAATAAGACAGGAACGAGGCATTCAAAGTGA
- a CDS encoding PstA family ABC transporter permease, translating to MKLKDLFFKLWVIFSGIIIISSTFGLFLYLLYKGIGVVTPEFILGSPKGIPLGTEGGIFPAIIGSLMSGLISGLFGGTLGLCTAVYLTFYCENEKIRKYIMLALQCLAGIPSVVIGLFGYTLLIVGLGVSKSLLSASITLTIMIIPFIAIRMKKALEETSKDQFICSLSLGIPKGYTIVKLVIPSAFKYIMTSLGLGIVFAMGATAPIMFTGAVIMSGVPGKLTDPFMALPYHLYILVNEGLSLEMAYGTAFMLIVIVLLINMICHFIGSYEDM from the coding sequence GTGAAATTAAAAGATTTATTTTTTAAATTATGGGTTATTTTTTCAGGAATAATAATTATATCGTCTACTTTTGGGTTATTTTTGTATCTTTTGTATAAAGGTATTGGAGTAGTTACACCTGAATTCATCCTTGGCTCTCCAAAAGGTATACCCCTTGGCACAGAAGGTGGAATATTTCCGGCAATTATAGGCTCTCTTATGTCCGGATTAATATCAGGATTGTTTGGGGGAACTTTGGGATTATGTACCGCTGTTTATTTAACCTTTTATTGTGAAAATGAAAAAATAAGAAAATATATAATGTTGGCACTTCAATGCTTGGCGGGAATACCATCTGTTGTTATCGGACTTTTTGGATATACACTATTAATAGTAGGACTTGGTGTTAGTAAAAGCCTTCTAAGCGCATCCATAACTTTGACGATTATGATTATTCCCTTTATTGCAATTCGAATGAAAAAAGCATTGGAGGAAACATCAAAAGACCAGTTTATTTGTTCATTAAGCTTAGGAATCCCCAAGGGTTATACAATAGTAAAATTAGTAATTCCAAGTGCATTCAAATATATAATGACTTCACTTGGCCTTGGAATAGTATTCGCCATGGGAGCAACTGCACCGATAATGTTTACAGGAGCTGTGATAATGTCAGGTGTCCCCGGTAAGCTTACAGACCCATTTATGGCACTACCATACCATTTATATATTTTGGTAAATGAGGGATTGTCTCTTGAAATGGCCTATGGAACTGCTTTTATGCTAATTGTTATAGTATTATTAATAAATATGATTTGCCATTTTATCGGCAGCTATGAGGATATGTAA
- a CDS encoding phosphate ABC transporter ATP-binding protein, producing MNILKTENLSVNYGNKSVLKNLNIDFEKNKITAIIGPSGCGKSTFLKTLNRTIEEYGGSAEGNIYLNNVNIMDIPVHNLRNKIGMVFQTPVVFPFSIYKNLTYAPIYYGEKNKEKLQEIAVKYLRKAGLYEEVKGDLNMQASKLSGGQQQRLVIARCLTVNPEVILLDEPCSALDIKNTANIEKMLLDIKKEYSIIIVTHNLAQAKRIADYVIYMEDGTIVETGTPDEIFNYPMDSRTKEYIMYMKN from the coding sequence ATGAATATTTTAAAAACAGAAAATTTAAGTGTAAATTATGGAAATAAAAGCGTATTGAAAAATTTAAATATCGACTTTGAGAAAAATAAAATAACTGCAATTATAGGTCCTTCTGGCTGCGGCAAATCAACATTTCTAAAAACACTAAACAGAACAATCGAAGAATACGGTGGAAGTGCAGAAGGAAATATTTATTTAAACAATGTAAATATAATGGACATACCGGTTCATAATTTAAGAAATAAAATTGGAATGGTTTTTCAGACACCAGTAGTATTTCCATTTTCAATATATAAAAATTTGACTTATGCACCAATTTATTATGGCGAAAAGAACAAGGAAAAATTACAGGAAATTGCAGTTAAATACTTAAGAAAAGCAGGGCTATACGAAGAAGTCAAGGGTGATTTAAATATGCAGGCTTCAAAGCTTTCCGGAGGACAACAGCAACGCTTAGTAATTGCAAGGTGCCTTACTGTAAATCCTGAAGTAATTTTGTTGGATGAGCCATGTTCAGCATTGGACATTAAAAATACTGCTAATATTGAAAAAATGCTTTTAGATATAAAAAAGGAATATTCAATAATTATTGTTACTCATAATTTGGCACAGGCTAAACGAATTGCAGACTATGTAATTTATATGGAAGACGGAACTATCGTGGAAACGGGAACACCTGATGAAATATTCAATTATCCTATGGATTCGCGTACAAAAGAATATATAATGTATATGAAAAATTAG
- a CDS encoding HAD family hydrolase, whose amino-acid sequence MININIPGRCDCFIENIVFDFNGTIAVNGKIEPSIKEKISILCNMANVYVLTADTYGSAAMECQGLNLNLKTFPNDKVADYKAKIVNELGKDKTICFGNGYNDIKMFEIAALSVAVLEKEGTCSSILKESDVMVKSIDDGINLLLNPKALIATLRA is encoded by the coding sequence GTGATAAATATAAATATACCAGGGAGATGTGATTGCTTTATAGAAAATATAGTTTTCGACTTTAACGGAACTATTGCTGTAAACGGTAAAATTGAACCATCCATAAAAGAAAAAATATCCATCTTATGCAATATGGCAAATGTATATGTGCTTACTGCTGACACATATGGCTCTGCAGCAATGGAATGCCAAGGCCTTAATTTAAACCTTAAAACTTTTCCAAATGATAAGGTAGCTGATTATAAAGCGAAAATAGTCAATGAATTAGGAAAAGATAAAACAATATGTTTCGGTAACGGATATAATGATATTAAAATGTTTGAAATTGCAGCTCTTTCAGTTGCAGTTCTTGAAAAGGAAGGAACATGCAGTTCTATATTGAAAGAATCTGATGTAATGGTTAAGTCAATAGACGATGGAATTAATTTATTATTGAATCCTAAAGCATTGATTGCTACATTAAGGGCATAA